A segment of the Fusarium musae strain F31 chromosome 2, whole genome shotgun sequence genome:
GGTCAAATTATGCTTCAATGACGTGCTCATGAAGCTGGAGAGGCAATCCAGAGCGACGAATGAGTTGAGGTGATTCTGGCTGAATATTGTGTGTTCTATAAGTTTTGTTTTGAGGGAAGGTGTTGGTCTATGTTGCTCTAATGATTGCAGTATATACGTGTACAATATCGATGTGTGGACGGAAGGACCGTGCGTCTGCTCAGATGTCCAAGGAATGGGGTCCAAATCAGCATCTCGAGTCAGAATGCATTTCCGAAGGAACGGAGAGACGGACAGGGCTACTGGCGTTGGCGCAAGGCAAGGTTGGGACGGTGACGAAAGCAATGTATCAAAATTAAAGAGGACGGTGGGGCGTGGGAAAGGGTTTATTTGGTTGTCTTGGCTCGAGTATATGGTATGGGTTGGGTATATGGTATACGGCATAGGATGATGGACgcagtgttggtgttgagtatGGCTGCGAGGCTATGATTGCACACAAGCTGTTACATGagataagaaatattattcaATGATGAACTACTTCGAAGCCCAAACAAATACCGACTCTTCATGCTTGCTGATGGAGGTGACACACCTCACTTCATACATACTCAAAAATCCCTTTTCATGTGGTGATTGACTTGAGAGAAGAGTTGCAGCGAGGCATCATACGACTAAATCCCGAAGTCAGAATGGTGAAAGATGATTGCTCAGAATTCCCGAGTCTCCCTGACTACCCTTGTTTGCTTGGCCCTTAGGGCGCACATGGGATCCGTTGGTCCACCGAATCTGTATTCTAGAACCGTTACGGATCCTCTGGAAGAGCTTCATTGGAGCCTGAGTGGCCTTAGTCTGCGGGTATGAGCCGGTGTTCGTAGTGACAGACTGGAGGACCAAGATCAAGTGTGCAGTTGAGATGGTATATGGGAATCTCAACTAGTCGAACCctagggagcaagaaatctTCTGACATGAAAACAAGAGACCAAAATGACCTCGCCTAAAGGCCTGCtagttaaaatatactaaacttacctaGTTCTTTTCCTTACTTGGGATGAAgatcctaagttttcttgcctcccctaGCCGGATGCAACGTTCAGGGTGAACAGGTAGGCAGCATGTGCGGGCTGTTAGTGTCGTTAATAAATGATTTGATTTCATGACAAAAACCTTGATTtcaaataactttataaaacgTCTTATATGGTTTGTGGTAGTTGGCACACTCGAAGTCATGGATGGCAGGCCATATCTCGGTTTCCAGCCCCTGCCTGCTGCGTTGAAGACTTACATACACAGTACAGCAGCGAAAGGGCACAATTATTTGGTTGGTAGCCGTCCGATCAGAAGTCATACTGAttatcaacaccagccagTAGAAACTCCAATACCGAAGGCACAGGAAGGAGATCCATGGCCTCGCTCCCATTCCCGGCTATGTCAAGGCCGTTTGAGAAGCCCTCGCCGTATGAAAGACCCTGGTTCACACCGATGTCGAAATTAAAGCCATATGCTGGTCCAGGTAGTGGGGCAGAAGTTGTTTGAAGAGTTGATGGAGCATCGCCCATGATACTGGAGACACCTAGAGGATCAGGGCGCAGCGAATCAGAAACGCCCGTACGAGTAATCGGAGACTCTTGACTTTGTTGAGTGGAACGATCTTCAGATGATTCTGTCGGTCTCTTTTTCCACATAGCCCGTTCCTCAAACAGCCGAAGTAGACTCTTGGCATATATCCAATACTGGGATATATCTTGGAGTGTGTGGATAAGAGAGTCAAACATGCGGGATGACTTTGCAGCAATGAGAGGATTGGGAGAGTTGAGCTCACTGGCAACATGCAGCAGGCTAGTGAAAAGAACATGGACGGAAGGCAACCATAGATTGCATAACGATTTCCTTGAGCGGAGAGATGCAAAGATAGAGTCTATCGCTACAACGGCATCGCTACAGATGCTGTGATCCGTGGCGGAGTGAGGTGAAACCCGGTTCGGATCTTGATGAGGCGGAGGTCGGTGGAGAAGGATAAGAAAGTTGTGATACGATAGGTGAAGAGTTGCTTGCCAAGTGTCCGGGTGGGAGTGCGGGATTTGGAGGCTTTGTGGCAGTTGGGTTATGAACTCAGCAAGTTCTTCATCAGCTTCCTTGGTTGCCACTACTCTGTCGGCTTCTGTGGCTCGTAAGGCTACACGCCGTCTCatggccttggagaagatgatgcaCAGCTTTGTATGCTCGATGGCGAAAGTTGGGTTGCCATGAGGAATGCCTTGAAAATGACTTTCGTCGAGCATTGGGGTGTCCGACTCTTCTAGGTTTCTTGAACATGTTACAACGGGGATGGTCAAAAGACTTTTCGCACTCACATTGCTTGCGGTCGACCAAACGAAGCCGAAACCATGACGTCAAATTGAAATAGGCACCACCAGAGCCGGACCCATTGACGTTTGTCTATGGCGTTCAGGGTACTGGCACGGGCGTCCCGATGCATGCCCATTCCAAAGGCAGTGCGGGCCCCGATTCCGATCCAGTGCCATGAGTTATCAACGATGTCTTCGAGGTTGTCGCACTGCCATGTCAACAGGAGAGCAACTTGGAGGTACGTCTCACGGTGCTGCTCGAAGCGGTAGTCGAAGAGCGTTTTGGCTCTACGGAAGAAGGTATAAGTGCTGGCCCTACAGTCGTCCCGGGTCGAGGAGAGTACGTGGGCGCCAACGAGAAATATGGCGTTCAGCAATGGCAAGGAGACTAGTTTCGGAACATCAGAGCCCTTATAGCTTGTCATGaattcatcctcatcgacaaTTGGAAACCCTGGATTGACGTGGATGAAATACGCTGtgacaagctcatcagccaAGGCTTTAGGGGGTAACTTTAGAGCTTCTTCGGGAACTGAAGGAACCTTTCTCGCAAGTCTACGCGTCCCAAAGTGCAACACGTCCTTTTGATCCCTTCGTAGAGCTCTGTGACGCACGAGATGATTGAGGTTCGAGAACTCGGTGCCGATAAAGTAGAGGCGTTCAGAACGTGAGATCTCGCCGACTTTTGGTAAGTCTTGGCCGATAAAGTCAGCTAGATTGCGAGTCTCGTAAGTTTCCTCGCTCTCGCCAGAGTCTTGCATCGTTGAGGGAGAGTCGTGCTGATAATGGCCAgtgcttgagcttggccgCGCAATCCGATCCATGGTAAATTCCGACCAGAGGGCTGCCGATGCTCTGGGTGTCGCAGGAGCTGTGAGGCATTGCGGTTGCTGtcgctgatgctgctggtAATGAATATTTggctgaggctgttgagaagaataACGAGGCTGGAGGGGGGCAGGGCTGGGACGAGAATTAGGTGCACgagatgatcttgtctttttcttctcgtaTATTGTGCAGTTGGGCTTGTTTTGGATCCGGCAGTGAGAACAGGGTGTGCCTTTTTCTAGGATATCACAACGGACTTTGCGTTGGTGGCAAGCTATGCAAGCTCTTCCATCTAGTGTTATGTATCAGCTGAAGGTGTGAACAAAAGATGATTGGTGATATCCTCAACGGCATATCATGAACATACTGGTCCGCCGTCTAGTGACAGCTTGCTGAGCATTGCCAGTTGGAGCACGGGCAGTAGAATCGCGCCTTTCGTTGGGCATTGTGATCTCGGTACCTGAGTAGGTATCGGTCGTATTCTATTGTTCGCCCTTTTCGCCGAGAAGAACACTTCCGATTCGGTTCTTACGAAGTGAAAGTCTGTGGAGCCTCAAAGTGCCCTGGGTTACAAAAGTTCGAGAAGTTGTGGTAGTGGTAGTAGTAGTGTAAAAGAGGAAGCATCGACTTCAAATCACCTCACTGGAGGCACCACTCCGTACGTACCTTCCCTTACGTCCCGGGTGCCTTAGTACCTACTTCGGTAAGTTGGCCCTGGCATTCTgagataggtacctactaatGTATCAAGGTGTTCTtccaaggtacctacctatccagAGATTTATAATCGCATCTCCTTTTACGGCCTTCTTTTCCTAAGGTAGTAGGTAACTCTACCGCGCACTGAAGAGCTCTCTGTGCGGGATACACCCAAAGCAAATCGGCCGATAATCCGATCGGGTTTCTGTAGTACGCCCTTGTACTAGCCTAACAAGGGGCGCGGAAATTCCGCCCAATCATTGTCTACCAGTTCCTTCTCGGAAGTTATCCTCTGAAGCTTCTCTATTAGAGAAAATATTGAATCGGCGATGAGAACCAATCACAGCAGGATCCGACTtagacaccatcaccaaaaccATTGCGCCCTTCACACAAACGCGAG
Coding sequences within it:
- a CDS encoding hypothetical protein (EggNog:ENOG41) — protein: MQDSGESEETYETRNLADFIGQDLPKVGEISRSERLYFIGTEFSNLNHLVRHRALRRDQKDVLHFGTRRLARKVPSVPEEALKLPPKALADELVTAYFIHVNPGFPIVDEDEFMTSYKGSDVPKLVSLPLLNAIFLVGAHVLSSTRDDCRASTYTFFRRAKTLFDYRFEQHRETYLQVALLLTWQCDNLEDIVDNSWHWIGIGARTAFGMGMHRDARASTLNAIDKRQWVRLWWCLFQFDVMVSASFGRPQAINLEESDTPMLDESHFQGIPHGNPTFAIEHTKLCIIFSKAMRRRVALRATEADRVVATKEADEELAEFITQLPQSLQIPHSHPDTWQATLHLSYHNFLILLHRPPPHQDPNRVSPHSATDHSICSDAVVAIDSIFASLRSRKSLCNLWLPSVHVLFTSLLHVASELNSPNPLIAAKSSRMFDSLIHTLQDISQYWIYAKSLLRLFEERAMWKKRPTESSEDRSTQQSQESPITRTGVSDSLRPDPLGVSSIMGDAPSTLQTTSAPLPGPAYGFNFDIGVNQGLSYGEGFSNGLDIAGNGSEAMDLLPVPSVLEFLLAGVDNQYDF